From Cannabis sativa cultivar Pink pepper isolate KNU-18-1 chromosome 8, ASM2916894v1, whole genome shotgun sequence, a single genomic window includes:
- the LOC115700106 gene encoding uncharacterized protein At4g02000-like, giving the protein MASTSGVNKNLEQKWKNICLGDEEDKEIVYEEEDVKDIEFDDRWCLVGRLLTGKVSDFMIFQNIMADLWKSRKGMYVKIIEQNRFLFQFFHEIDIQRVLTGSPWTYDRKQLILERLKKGGNPRTIALNSLDLWVQIHDLQSGFKTARAVQQAGNYIGQFLRTDLNNFQGVWREYLRVRVRLNVDVPLKRRMKFREKGGDAFYANFKYEKLPTFCFICGIMGHSERFCARLYDTPIEKIEKSYSLEMKAPIRR; this is encoded by the coding sequence ATGGCGTCAACAAGTGGTGTTAATAAAAATTTAGAGCAAAAGTGGAAGAACATATGTTTGGGTGATGAGGAAGATAAAGAGATCGTTTATGAAGAGGAGGATGTCAAAGACATTGAGTTTGATGATCGATGGTGCCTCGTTGGGAGATTGTTGACAGGGAAAGTCTCcgatttcatgatttttcaaaatataatggCGGACTTATGGAAATCCAGGAAAGGAATGTATGTCAAGATTATAGAGCAAAACcgatttttatttcaattttttcacGAAATTGATATTCAACGAGTTCTCACGGGAAGTCCATGGACATACGACCGAAAACAATTGATCCTAGAAAGGCTGAAGAAAGGCGGTAACCCAAGAACAATTGCTCTAAACAGTCTCGACTTATGGGTGCAAATTCATGATCTACAATCTGGCTTCAAAACAGCAAGGGCGGTCCAACAAGCAGGCAACTACATTGGTCAATTTCTTAGAACCGATCTGAATAATTTCCAAGGCGTTTGGCGTGAGTATTTGCGTGTTAGAGTTCGACTTAATGTCGATGTTCCTCTCAAAAGACGAATGAAGTTTCGTGAGAAGGGTGGTGATGCTTTCTATGccaattttaaatatgaaaaactcCCTACATTTTGCTTTATCTGCGGTATCATGGGACATTCGGAACGTTTTTGTGCTAGACTATATGACACCCCGAttgagaaaattgaaaaatcgtATAGTTTGGAGATGAAAGCACCTATAAGGAGGTAG